The following nucleotide sequence is from Deltaproteobacteria bacterium.
TCCATGACTCCGGCCTGGGTGTCATTCAGTTCCAGGATTCGGGAAATGAGGGTGGGCCCGATCTCGCTAACCGTGGTCCGGACAGGGTGCCCGGACTGTCCGAAGAGATCCCAAAAGATCACCGGACTCCCTTCAGGAGTGTAGTCATCCATGCCGATCTGAGAGGCCCGTTTCAGGATTTTTTGGTTGGGCGAACCGGGCACGGCTAGGCCGGACACGTCGCCCTTGGCGTCGACCATGAACACGGGCACACCGAGCCGGGAAAAACCCTCGGCCAGGACGAGAAGGGACACGGTCTTGCCAGTGCCCGTAGCCCCGGCCACGAGACCGTGGCGGTTGCCGTATTTGGCCAGAAGATGGACGGGGTCCTGCCCCCGGCCGATGAGAATGCGGTCCATTGGCTACCCTCGCTTACGGTTTAAGTTTTGCAAGAACCCTAAACGCTTTCAAAGACTGGGGTCGAATATTTAAAACGGTCACTTCGATGACGTTCGTTTGAGGGGTTGCGTGGCACAGCGGATGGATCCGCCCTGGCCGTTATGGGTGCCGAAATAGACTGGATGAACTGTGACTCCACGATGCTCCAGTTGCTTTCGGATGAAATCATTTTTCACGTGGTCGTTGTACGACATGATGTAGTTTTTCTCGTCCACTGGCAGGCCGTTGACCGCCAGCCGGGCCGCATCTTCCAGCGGCACTTTGATCAAATCCCAGTCTTTGATGCAGTCCGGTAGCCCATCCACGTATGCTTCTTCGCAAACAATGGCGAGGCCCTTTCGGGGGATCGACAATACACAATCAAGGTGAAGAATTTTCTCGATAAGGGGCACACGGACCACCTTGTATTCGTTGCCGACGGTCCGCTTGATCCATTCGTAACCGGCTTCGTTTGAGCCGACCGACGGATTCTTCGTGTTGCCCAAAAGAAGGGTGTCACCGACAAACACAAAATCGCCGCCTTCGAGGGCGGGCTCGTTCGGTGGTGTTTGGGCGAGGGGCGCTGCGTGCGGCATGGATATCCATCTCATGCCGCCCTCCTGAAATTTCGCGGTCAGGATGTCCTTGAACCCGGAAATGTCGGCGCGCCGGAGCATAGTGCGCAAATTGAATTCGATAACCTGATTGCCGATGACGATCATATTGTCGCGAGGAAAGTCCTGAGAGAAACCGTTGGCTAGGATTTCTTTTCCATAGTTTTGGGCGATGAAGTCCTCGGTCAGCGGTTTTGGTCGATGGACCTTGACTCCGAGGCTTTCCAAGACCGCAATCAACTCGAGGTTTTCTTCCTCAAGCAATTCCGTCTCGCTCTTTTTCTTGACGGGATGGATCATTTTTTCCCATGAAAGCCCGGCGGTTGCCCGCGTGTATTCCGCCTCGTCCTCCGGCAGCACCTTCAGGGTTTCCTGCAGCCATGGGCAGTCCAGTTCTGGCGTCTTGCCGTATGGGAGCCCGACAATGACTTCCTTTAAAGCTCCGTATTCGCTGTCGACGTAGACGGCATTCTGCCCGGAAGCCGCACGGCATGGGCAAAAAACAAGCAGGGCGGCGCATGCGTGAAAAAACACGAGGAATTTTTTCATGGTAGGTCTCTTTTGGGCGGCAAAAATGGGCTTTGCGTGCAGAGTTATGGTTGTCGAGTGCAAGTGTCCAGACGAGTGCTTCGCGTGGCACTAGGCGTCAATTATTGGTCAGAAGTGTACGTAGCCGGGAGGGCGTTTGATCGTCAACGAATGGTTTCGAAGGAAGGTGGCGGGTTGTCGCGGCATCAGCGCAGTTTCAGGACAGCATCGTATTCAAACTTCCTTGTCGTGATTGACATATGTCTACTTCGACAGATAATCAGATTATTTCAATCAATCAACCACACAAGGAGGGAAAAGACATGAAATTTGGGTATGCGATCATGGCTGCGCTGGTCCTGTTGGCCGGTCTGGTTTCACCGGCCTGGGCGGCGGAGGAAAAACCGGTCCTGATGATGGCCACGACCACAAGCACCGACAACACAGGCCTGCTGGATATCTTGTCTCCGTTGTTCACCAAGGCCACGGGCATCGAACTGCGCTGGACAGCCGTGGGCACGGGCAAGGCTCTGAAGTTGGGAGAGAACTGCGACGTGGACGTCCTTCTTGTCCATGCTCCCGATGCCGAGAAGAAATACGTTGCCGACGGGTTCGGAGTCGACCGCCGGGAGGTCATGTACAACGATTTCGTAATCATTGGCCCGACTGCGGACCCGGCAGGGATTCGCAAGAAGTCCGTGGCCGAGGCCCTGAAGCTCATAGCCGACTCTCAGGCGGTTATGGTCAGTCGGGGGGACAAATCGGGAACCCATCAGATGGAGATCGATCTCTGGAAATCGTCGGGGATGCCCGTTCCCGAAAAGGAAACCTGGTACGTGCAGACCGGCCAGGGTATGCTCCCGACCATGACCGTGGCCGCGGAGCGGAACGGCTACACCCTGACCGACCGGGGCACCTTCATCAAGTACGAGGACACCATGAAGGGTAATCCGCCCCTGGTCATCCTTGTGGAGGGAGATCCCGGCCTGTTCAACCAGTACAGCGTCATGGCCGTGAATCCAGAGCGCTGCCCCAAGGCCAAATACGACCTGGCCACGAAATTTTCGGACTGGATCGCCGGTCCGGAGGGCCAGCAGGCTATCGGCGCCTTCCTGC
It contains:
- a CDS encoding tungsten ABC transporter substrate-binding protein produces the protein MKFGYAIMAALVLLAGLVSPAWAAEEKPVLMMATTTSTDNTGLLDILSPLFTKATGIELRWTAVGTGKALKLGENCDVDVLLVHAPDAEKKYVADGFGVDRREVMYNDFVIIGPTADPAGIRKKSVAEALKLIADSQAVMVSRGDKSGTHQMEIDLWKSSGMPVPEKETWYVQTGQGMLPTMTVAAERNGYTLTDRGTFIKYEDTMKGNPPLVILVEGDPGLFNQYSVMAVNPERCPKAKYDLATKFSDWIAGPEGQQAIGAFLLMGKPLFTPNAK